In Arthrobacter citreus, a single genomic region encodes these proteins:
- a CDS encoding DUF445 domain-containing protein, giving the protein MKEKNSKRLANISLFVATCGFAATMPFQSKLLQILSGGFEAALVGGLADWFAVTAMFRHPLGIPIPHTALLPKNRAKITEGIISTLNNQWLSKESLIEKVEEREWINQGLNAFERLLENDESRTKMIESIQQFGASIKDETIENYLLKTFKPTINSISSQKLLSNAVDTVIEKEWDAKTYEFLINKIEETVSTPHIKELIGKEIIQFIERKFFMIKAFLPMIGEEKITEFVHSGLIDLLTELKDPKSDRRNFILSFIRLEAEKTKSNENIIHQLDEWKNKGYEYVVKQVINLFRNKLNDKDFILNSIEKILAFIKNSNWIENVEQSFKKLLINTIEKYHHKIADLVKFNIEKLSTEEITDLLENKIGKDITWIRVNGAVCGFIIGLILTTLRIVLT; this is encoded by the coding sequence ATGAAAGAGAAAAATTCAAAACGGCTAGCAAATATTTCACTATTCGTTGCAACATGTGGTTTTGCTGCAACAATGCCGTTCCAATCTAAGCTATTACAGATCCTTTCTGGTGGATTTGAGGCAGCTTTAGTAGGTGGTCTTGCGGATTGGTTTGCTGTAACGGCAATGTTTCGTCATCCACTTGGTATACCTATTCCACATACAGCCTTATTGCCTAAAAATAGAGCAAAGATTACAGAGGGAATAATAAGTACGCTTAATAATCAATGGCTTAGTAAAGAAAGTTTAATTGAAAAAGTAGAAGAGCGTGAATGGATTAATCAGGGGTTAAATGCATTTGAACGACTACTTGAAAATGATGAATCTAGAACAAAAATGATTGAATCTATCCAACAATTTGGTGCTTCAATCAAGGATGAAACAATTGAAAATTATCTGTTAAAGACATTTAAACCGACGATCAATTCAATATCCTCACAGAAATTGCTTAGCAATGCTGTTGATACAGTAATTGAAAAAGAATGGGATGCAAAAACTTATGAATTTCTAATTAATAAAATTGAAGAAACAGTCAGCACACCACATATAAAAGAATTAATCGGAAAAGAGATTATTCAGTTTATCGAACGAAAGTTTTTCATGATAAAAGCTTTTCTACCAATGATTGGTGAAGAAAAGATAACTGAATTTGTACATAGTGGATTAATAGACTTACTAACAGAATTAAAGGACCCTAAAAGTGATCGAAGGAATTTTATCCTATCCTTTATTCGACTGGAAGCAGAGAAAACTAAATCGAATGAAAATATCATTCATCAATTAGATGAATGGAAAAATAAAGGCTATGAATATGTTGTAAAACAAGTAATTAATTTGTTTAGAAATAAGTTAAATGATAAAGATTTTATCTTAAATTCAATCGAAAAAATTCTTGCTTTCATAAAAAATTCAAATTGGATCGAAAATGTTGAACAAAGCTTTAAGAAATTATTGATCAACACAATTGAAAAATATCATCATAAAATTGCAGACTTAGTAAAATTCAATATTGAAAAATTATCAACAGAAGAAATAACTGATTTACTAGAAAATAAAATCGGTAAAGATATAACTTGGATTCGTGTTAACGGAGCTGTTTGTGGGTTTATTATCGGTTTAATTTTA